Proteins encoded within one genomic window of Felis catus isolate Fca126 chromosome C1, F.catus_Fca126_mat1.0, whole genome shotgun sequence:
- the BIN1 gene encoding myc box-dependent-interacting protein 1 isoform X8: MAEMGSKGVTAGKIASNVQKKLTRAQEKVLQKLGKADETKDEQFEQCVQNFNKQLTEGTRLQKDLRTYLASVKAMHEASKKLNECLQEVYEPDWPGRDEANKIAENNDLLWLDYHQKLVDQALLTMDTYLGQFPDIKSRIAKRGRKLVDYDSARHHYESLQTAKKKDETKIAKPVSLLEKAAPQWCQGKLQAHLVAQTNLLRNQAEEELIKAQKVFEEMNVDLQEELPSLWNSRVGFYVNTFQSIAGLEENFHKEMSKLNQNLNDVLVSLEKQHGSNTFTVKAQPSDNAPAKGDKSPSPPPDGSPAAPEIRVNHEPEPPSSAAAGAALPKSPSQFEAPGPFSEQASLLDLDFDPLPPVASPVKAPTPSGQSIPWDLWEPTESPAGSLPSGEPSAAEGTFAVAWPSQTAEPGPAQPAEASEVAGGTRPAAGAQEPGETAASEAASSSLPAVVVETFSATVNGTVEGSGGAGRLDLPPGFMFKVQAQHDYVATDTDELQLKAGDVVLVIPFQNPEEQDEGWLMGVKESDWNQHLELEKCRGVFPENFTERVQ, from the exons ACCGAGGGCACTCGACTGCAGAAGGATCTCCGGACCTACCTGGCCTCCGTCAAAG CCATGCACGAGGCCTCCAAGAAACTGAACGAATGTCTGCAGGAGGTGTACGAGCCCGACTGGCCTGGCAGGGATGAAGCAAACAAGATAGCTGAG AACAATGACCTCCTCTGGCTGGATTATCACCAGAAGCTGGTGGACCAGGCACTGCTGACCATGGACACATACCTGGGCCAGTTCCCTGACATCAAG TCACGCATTGCCAAGCGAGGGCGGAAATTGGTGGACTATGACAGCGCCCGGCACCATTACGAGTCCCTCCAAACCGCCAAAAAGAAGGATGAAACCAAAATTGCCAAG cctgtcTCGCTGCTTGAGAAAGCCGCCCCCCAGTGGTGCCAAGGCAAACTGCAGGCTCATCTCGTAGCTCAAACTAACCTGCTCCGAAATCAG GCAGAGGAGGAGCTCATCAAAGCCCAGAAGGTGTTTGAGGAGATGAATGTGGACCTACAGGAAGAGCTGCCGTCCCTGTGGAACAG CCGTGTAGGCTTCTATGTTAACACGTTCCAGAGCATTGCTGGCCTGGAGGAGAACTTCCACAAGGAGATGAGTAAG CTCAACCAGAACCTCAACGATGTGCTGGTTAGCCTGGAGAAGCAGCACGGGAGCAACACGTTCACAGTCAAGGCCCAGCCCAG TGACAACGCCCCTGCAAAAGGGGACAAGAGCCCTTCGCCTCCTCCAGATGGCTCCCCGGCCGCCCCGGAGATCAGAGTCAACCATGAGCCTGAGCCGCCTAGCTCAGCAGCAGCAGGGGCCGCCCTCCCCAAGTCCCCGTCTCAG TTTGAGGCCCCGGGGCCTTTCTCGGAGCAGGCCAGTCTGCTGGACCTGGACTTTGACCCCCTCCCGCCTGTGGCGAGCCCCGTGAAGGCGCCCACACCCTCTGGTCAG TCAATTCCATGGGACCTCTGGGAG CCCACAGAGAGTCCAGCTGGCAGCCTGCCTTCCGGGGAGCCCAGTGCTGCCGAGGGCACCTTTGCTGTGGCCTGGCCCAGCCAGACGGCCGAGCCGGGGCCTGCCCAA CCAGCAGAGGCCTCCGAGGTGGCGGGTGGGACCCGACCTGCGGCTGGAGCCCAGGAGCCCGGGGAGACAGCAGCAAGTGAAGCAGCCTCC AGCTCTCTCCCTGCCGTGGTGGTAGAGACCTTCTCAGCGACCGTGAATGGCACCGTGGAAGGCAGCGGTGGGGCAGGACGCTTGGATCTGCCCCCGGGGTTCATGTTCAAG GTACAGGCCCAGCACGACTACGTGGCCACCGACACGGATGAGCTGCAGCTCAAGGCTGGTGATGTGGTACTGGTGATCCCCTTCCAGAACCCTGAGGAGCAG GATGAAGGCTGGCTCATGGGCGTGAAGGAGAGTGACTGGAACCAGCACCTAGAGCTGGAGAAATGTCGGGGCGTCTTCCCCGAGAACTTCACCGAGCGGGTTCAGTGA
- the BIN1 gene encoding myc box-dependent-interacting protein 1 isoform X5: protein MAEMGSKGVTAGKIASNVQKKLTRAQEKVLQKLGKADETKDEQFEQCVQNFNKQLTEGTRLQKDLRTYLASVKAMHEASKKLNECLQEVYEPDWPGRDEANKIAENNDLLWLDYHQKLVDQALLTMDTYLGQFPDIKSRIAKRGRKLVDYDSARHHYESLQTAKKKDETKIAKPVSLLEKAAPQWCQGKLQAHLVAQTNLLRNQAEEELIKAQKVFEEMNVDLQEELPSLWNSRVGFYVNTFQSIAGLEENFHKEMSKLNQNLNDVLVSLEKQHGSNTFTVKAQPRKKTKLLSRLLRKKNSDNAPAKGDKSPSPPPDGSPAAPEIRVNHEPEPPSSAAAGAALPKSPSQFEAPGPFSEQASLLDLDFDPLPPVASPVKAPTPSGQSIPWDLWEPTESPAGSLPSGEPSAAEGTFAVAWPSQTAEPGPAQPAEASEVAGGTRPAAGAQEPGETAASEAASSSLPAVVVETFSATVNGTVEGSGGAGRLDLPPGFMFKVQAQHDYVATDTDELQLKAGDVVLVIPFQNPEEQDEGWLMGVKESDWNQHLELEKCRGVFPENFTERVQ from the exons ACCGAGGGCACTCGACTGCAGAAGGATCTCCGGACCTACCTGGCCTCCGTCAAAG CCATGCACGAGGCCTCCAAGAAACTGAACGAATGTCTGCAGGAGGTGTACGAGCCCGACTGGCCTGGCAGGGATGAAGCAAACAAGATAGCTGAG AACAATGACCTCCTCTGGCTGGATTATCACCAGAAGCTGGTGGACCAGGCACTGCTGACCATGGACACATACCTGGGCCAGTTCCCTGACATCAAG TCACGCATTGCCAAGCGAGGGCGGAAATTGGTGGACTATGACAGCGCCCGGCACCATTACGAGTCCCTCCAAACCGCCAAAAAGAAGGATGAAACCAAAATTGCCAAG cctgtcTCGCTGCTTGAGAAAGCCGCCCCCCAGTGGTGCCAAGGCAAACTGCAGGCTCATCTCGTAGCTCAAACTAACCTGCTCCGAAATCAG GCAGAGGAGGAGCTCATCAAAGCCCAGAAGGTGTTTGAGGAGATGAATGTGGACCTACAGGAAGAGCTGCCGTCCCTGTGGAACAG CCGTGTAGGCTTCTATGTTAACACGTTCCAGAGCATTGCTGGCCTGGAGGAGAACTTCCACAAGGAGATGAGTAAG CTCAACCAGAACCTCAACGATGTGCTGGTTAGCCTGGAGAAGCAGCACGGGAGCAACACGTTCACAGTCAAGGCCCAGCCCAG aaagaaaactaaactgCTCTCCCGGCTGCTCAGAAAGAAGAACAG TGACAACGCCCCTGCAAAAGGGGACAAGAGCCCTTCGCCTCCTCCAGATGGCTCCCCGGCCGCCCCGGAGATCAGAGTCAACCATGAGCCTGAGCCGCCTAGCTCAGCAGCAGCAGGGGCCGCCCTCCCCAAGTCCCCGTCTCAG TTTGAGGCCCCGGGGCCTTTCTCGGAGCAGGCCAGTCTGCTGGACCTGGACTTTGACCCCCTCCCGCCTGTGGCGAGCCCCGTGAAGGCGCCCACACCCTCTGGTCAG TCAATTCCATGGGACCTCTGGGAG CCCACAGAGAGTCCAGCTGGCAGCCTGCCTTCCGGGGAGCCCAGTGCTGCCGAGGGCACCTTTGCTGTGGCCTGGCCCAGCCAGACGGCCGAGCCGGGGCCTGCCCAA CCAGCAGAGGCCTCCGAGGTGGCGGGTGGGACCCGACCTGCGGCTGGAGCCCAGGAGCCCGGGGAGACAGCAGCAAGTGAAGCAGCCTCC AGCTCTCTCCCTGCCGTGGTGGTAGAGACCTTCTCAGCGACCGTGAATGGCACCGTGGAAGGCAGCGGTGGGGCAGGACGCTTGGATCTGCCCCCGGGGTTCATGTTCAAG GTACAGGCCCAGCACGACTACGTGGCCACCGACACGGATGAGCTGCAGCTCAAGGCTGGTGATGTGGTACTGGTGATCCCCTTCCAGAACCCTGAGGAGCAG GATGAAGGCTGGCTCATGGGCGTGAAGGAGAGTGACTGGAACCAGCACCTAGAGCTGGAGAAATGTCGGGGCGTCTTCCCCGAGAACTTCACCGAGCGGGTTCAGTGA
- the BIN1 gene encoding myc box-dependent-interacting protein 1 isoform X23, whose protein sequence is MMRKVLQKLGKADETKDEQFEQCVQNFNKQLTEGTRLQKDLRTYLASVKAMHEASKKLNECLQEVYEPDWPGRDEANKIAENNDLLWLDYHQKLVDQALLTMDTYLGQFPDIKSRIAKRGRKLVDYDSARHHYESLQTAKKKDETKIAKAEEELIKAQKVFEEMNVDLQEELPSLWNSRVGFYVNTFQSIAGLEENFHKEMSKLNQNLNDVLVSLEKQHGSNTFTVKAQPSDNAPAKGDKSPSPPPDGSPAAPEIRVNHEPEPPSSAAAGAALPKSPSQSSLPAVVVETFSATVNGTVEGSGGAGRLDLPPGFMFKVQAQHDYVATDTDELQLKAGDVVLVIPFQNPEEQDEGWLMGVKESDWNQHLELEKCRGVFPENFTERVQ, encoded by the exons ACCGAGGGCACTCGACTGCAGAAGGATCTCCGGACCTACCTGGCCTCCGTCAAAG CCATGCACGAGGCCTCCAAGAAACTGAACGAATGTCTGCAGGAGGTGTACGAGCCCGACTGGCCTGGCAGGGATGAAGCAAACAAGATAGCTGAG AACAATGACCTCCTCTGGCTGGATTATCACCAGAAGCTGGTGGACCAGGCACTGCTGACCATGGACACATACCTGGGCCAGTTCCCTGACATCAAG TCACGCATTGCCAAGCGAGGGCGGAAATTGGTGGACTATGACAGCGCCCGGCACCATTACGAGTCCCTCCAAACCGCCAAAAAGAAGGATGAAACCAAAATTGCCAAG GCAGAGGAGGAGCTCATCAAAGCCCAGAAGGTGTTTGAGGAGATGAATGTGGACCTACAGGAAGAGCTGCCGTCCCTGTGGAACAG CCGTGTAGGCTTCTATGTTAACACGTTCCAGAGCATTGCTGGCCTGGAGGAGAACTTCCACAAGGAGATGAGTAAG CTCAACCAGAACCTCAACGATGTGCTGGTTAGCCTGGAGAAGCAGCACGGGAGCAACACGTTCACAGTCAAGGCCCAGCCCAG TGACAACGCCCCTGCAAAAGGGGACAAGAGCCCTTCGCCTCCTCCAGATGGCTCCCCGGCCGCCCCGGAGATCAGAGTCAACCATGAGCCTGAGCCGCCTAGCTCAGCAGCAGCAGGGGCCGCCCTCCCCAAGTCCCCGTCTCAG AGCTCTCTCCCTGCCGTGGTGGTAGAGACCTTCTCAGCGACCGTGAATGGCACCGTGGAAGGCAGCGGTGGGGCAGGACGCTTGGATCTGCCCCCGGGGTTCATGTTCAAG GTACAGGCCCAGCACGACTACGTGGCCACCGACACGGATGAGCTGCAGCTCAAGGCTGGTGATGTGGTACTGGTGATCCCCTTCCAGAACCCTGAGGAGCAG GATGAAGGCTGGCTCATGGGCGTGAAGGAGAGTGACTGGAACCAGCACCTAGAGCTGGAGAAATGTCGGGGCGTCTTCCCCGAGAACTTCACCGAGCGGGTTCAGTGA
- the BIN1 gene encoding myc box-dependent-interacting protein 1 isoform X2 — MAEMGSKGVTAGKIASNVQKKLTRAQEKVLQKLGKADETKDEQFEQCVQNFNKQLTEGTRLQKDLRTYLASVKAMHEASKKLNECLQEVYEPDWPGRDEANKIAENNDLLWLDYHQKLVDQALLTMDTYLGQFPDIKSRIAKRGRKLVDYDSARHHYESLQTAKKKDETKIAKPVSLLEKAAPQWCQGKLQAHLVAQTNLLRNQAEEELIKAQKVFEEMNVDLQEELPSLWNSRVGFYVNTFQSIAGLEENFHKEMSKLNQNLNDVLVSLEKQHGSNTFTVKAQPSDNAPAKGDKSPSPPPDGSPAAPEIRVNHEPEPPSSAAAGAALPKSPSQLRKGPPVPPPPKHTPSKEVKQEQILSLFDDTFVPEISVTTPSQFEAPGPFSEQASLLDLDFDPLPPVASPVKAPTPSGQSIPWDLWEPTESPAGSLPSGEPSAAEGTFAVAWPSQTAEPGPAQPAEASEVAGGTRPAAGAQEPGETAASEAASSSLPAVVVETFSATVNGTVEGSGGAGRLDLPPGFMFKVQAQHDYVATDTDELQLKAGDVVLVIPFQNPEEQDEGWLMGVKESDWNQHLELEKCRGVFPENFTERVQ, encoded by the exons ACCGAGGGCACTCGACTGCAGAAGGATCTCCGGACCTACCTGGCCTCCGTCAAAG CCATGCACGAGGCCTCCAAGAAACTGAACGAATGTCTGCAGGAGGTGTACGAGCCCGACTGGCCTGGCAGGGATGAAGCAAACAAGATAGCTGAG AACAATGACCTCCTCTGGCTGGATTATCACCAGAAGCTGGTGGACCAGGCACTGCTGACCATGGACACATACCTGGGCCAGTTCCCTGACATCAAG TCACGCATTGCCAAGCGAGGGCGGAAATTGGTGGACTATGACAGCGCCCGGCACCATTACGAGTCCCTCCAAACCGCCAAAAAGAAGGATGAAACCAAAATTGCCAAG cctgtcTCGCTGCTTGAGAAAGCCGCCCCCCAGTGGTGCCAAGGCAAACTGCAGGCTCATCTCGTAGCTCAAACTAACCTGCTCCGAAATCAG GCAGAGGAGGAGCTCATCAAAGCCCAGAAGGTGTTTGAGGAGATGAATGTGGACCTACAGGAAGAGCTGCCGTCCCTGTGGAACAG CCGTGTAGGCTTCTATGTTAACACGTTCCAGAGCATTGCTGGCCTGGAGGAGAACTTCCACAAGGAGATGAGTAAG CTCAACCAGAACCTCAACGATGTGCTGGTTAGCCTGGAGAAGCAGCACGGGAGCAACACGTTCACAGTCAAGGCCCAGCCCAG TGACAACGCCCCTGCAAAAGGGGACAAGAGCCCTTCGCCTCCTCCAGATGGCTCCCCGGCCGCCCCGGAGATCAGAGTCAACCATGAGCCTGAGCCGCCTAGCTCAGCAGCAGCAGGGGCCGCCCTCCCCAAGTCCCCGTCTCAG CTCCGGAAAGGGCCACCAGTCCCTCCACCTCCCAAACACACCCCGTCCAAGGAGGTCAAGCAGGAGCAGATCCTCAGCCTGTTTGATGACACGTTTGTCCCTGAGATCAGCGTGACCACCCCCTCCCAG TTTGAGGCCCCGGGGCCTTTCTCGGAGCAGGCCAGTCTGCTGGACCTGGACTTTGACCCCCTCCCGCCTGTGGCGAGCCCCGTGAAGGCGCCCACACCCTCTGGTCAG TCAATTCCATGGGACCTCTGGGAG CCCACAGAGAGTCCAGCTGGCAGCCTGCCTTCCGGGGAGCCCAGTGCTGCCGAGGGCACCTTTGCTGTGGCCTGGCCCAGCCAGACGGCCGAGCCGGGGCCTGCCCAA CCAGCAGAGGCCTCCGAGGTGGCGGGTGGGACCCGACCTGCGGCTGGAGCCCAGGAGCCCGGGGAGACAGCAGCAAGTGAAGCAGCCTCC AGCTCTCTCCCTGCCGTGGTGGTAGAGACCTTCTCAGCGACCGTGAATGGCACCGTGGAAGGCAGCGGTGGGGCAGGACGCTTGGATCTGCCCCCGGGGTTCATGTTCAAG GTACAGGCCCAGCACGACTACGTGGCCACCGACACGGATGAGCTGCAGCTCAAGGCTGGTGATGTGGTACTGGTGATCCCCTTCCAGAACCCTGAGGAGCAG GATGAAGGCTGGCTCATGGGCGTGAAGGAGAGTGACTGGAACCAGCACCTAGAGCTGGAGAAATGTCGGGGCGTCTTCCCCGAGAACTTCACCGAGCGGGTTCAGTGA
- the BIN1 gene encoding myc box-dependent-interacting protein 1 isoform X6, translating into MAEMGSKGVTAGKIASNVQKKLTRAQEKVLQKLGKADETKDEQFEQCVQNFNKQLTEGTRLQKDLRTYLASVKAMHEASKKLNECLQEVYEPDWPGRDEANKIAENNDLLWLDYHQKLVDQALLTMDTYLGQFPDIKSRIAKRGRKLVDYDSARHHYESLQTAKKKDETKIAKPVSLLEKAAPQWCQGKLQAHLVAQTNLLRNQAEEELIKAQKVFEEMNVDLQEELPSLWNSRVGFYVNTFQSIAGLEENFHKEMSKLNQNLNDVLVSLEKQHGSNTFTVKAQPRKKTKLLSRLLRKKNSDNAPAKGDKSPSPPPDGSPAAPEIRVNHEPEPPSSAAAGAALPKSPSQLRKGPPVPPPPKHTPSKEVKQEQILSLFDDTFVPEISVTTPSQPTESPAGSLPSGEPSAAEGTFAVAWPSQTAEPGPAQPAEASEVAGGTRPAAGAQEPGETAASEAASSSLPAVVVETFSATVNGTVEGSGGAGRLDLPPGFMFKVQAQHDYVATDTDELQLKAGDVVLVIPFQNPEEQDEGWLMGVKESDWNQHLELEKCRGVFPENFTERVQ; encoded by the exons ACCGAGGGCACTCGACTGCAGAAGGATCTCCGGACCTACCTGGCCTCCGTCAAAG CCATGCACGAGGCCTCCAAGAAACTGAACGAATGTCTGCAGGAGGTGTACGAGCCCGACTGGCCTGGCAGGGATGAAGCAAACAAGATAGCTGAG AACAATGACCTCCTCTGGCTGGATTATCACCAGAAGCTGGTGGACCAGGCACTGCTGACCATGGACACATACCTGGGCCAGTTCCCTGACATCAAG TCACGCATTGCCAAGCGAGGGCGGAAATTGGTGGACTATGACAGCGCCCGGCACCATTACGAGTCCCTCCAAACCGCCAAAAAGAAGGATGAAACCAAAATTGCCAAG cctgtcTCGCTGCTTGAGAAAGCCGCCCCCCAGTGGTGCCAAGGCAAACTGCAGGCTCATCTCGTAGCTCAAACTAACCTGCTCCGAAATCAG GCAGAGGAGGAGCTCATCAAAGCCCAGAAGGTGTTTGAGGAGATGAATGTGGACCTACAGGAAGAGCTGCCGTCCCTGTGGAACAG CCGTGTAGGCTTCTATGTTAACACGTTCCAGAGCATTGCTGGCCTGGAGGAGAACTTCCACAAGGAGATGAGTAAG CTCAACCAGAACCTCAACGATGTGCTGGTTAGCCTGGAGAAGCAGCACGGGAGCAACACGTTCACAGTCAAGGCCCAGCCCAG aaagaaaactaaactgCTCTCCCGGCTGCTCAGAAAGAAGAACAG TGACAACGCCCCTGCAAAAGGGGACAAGAGCCCTTCGCCTCCTCCAGATGGCTCCCCGGCCGCCCCGGAGATCAGAGTCAACCATGAGCCTGAGCCGCCTAGCTCAGCAGCAGCAGGGGCCGCCCTCCCCAAGTCCCCGTCTCAG CTCCGGAAAGGGCCACCAGTCCCTCCACCTCCCAAACACACCCCGTCCAAGGAGGTCAAGCAGGAGCAGATCCTCAGCCTGTTTGATGACACGTTTGTCCCTGAGATCAGCGTGACCACCCCCTCCCAG CCCACAGAGAGTCCAGCTGGCAGCCTGCCTTCCGGGGAGCCCAGTGCTGCCGAGGGCACCTTTGCTGTGGCCTGGCCCAGCCAGACGGCCGAGCCGGGGCCTGCCCAA CCAGCAGAGGCCTCCGAGGTGGCGGGTGGGACCCGACCTGCGGCTGGAGCCCAGGAGCCCGGGGAGACAGCAGCAAGTGAAGCAGCCTCC AGCTCTCTCCCTGCCGTGGTGGTAGAGACCTTCTCAGCGACCGTGAATGGCACCGTGGAAGGCAGCGGTGGGGCAGGACGCTTGGATCTGCCCCCGGGGTTCATGTTCAAG GTACAGGCCCAGCACGACTACGTGGCCACCGACACGGATGAGCTGCAGCTCAAGGCTGGTGATGTGGTACTGGTGATCCCCTTCCAGAACCCTGAGGAGCAG GATGAAGGCTGGCTCATGGGCGTGAAGGAGAGTGACTGGAACCAGCACCTAGAGCTGGAGAAATGTCGGGGCGTCTTCCCCGAGAACTTCACCGAGCGGGTTCAGTGA
- the BIN1 gene encoding myc box-dependent-interacting protein 1 isoform X1, which translates to MAEMGSKGVTAGKIASNVQKKLTRAQEKVLQKLGKADETKDEQFEQCVQNFNKQLTEGTRLQKDLRTYLASVKAMHEASKKLNECLQEVYEPDWPGRDEANKIAENNDLLWLDYHQKLVDQALLTMDTYLGQFPDIKSRIAKRGRKLVDYDSARHHYESLQTAKKKDETKIAKPVSLLEKAAPQWCQGKLQAHLVAQTNLLRNQAEEELIKAQKVFEEMNVDLQEELPSLWNSRVGFYVNTFQSIAGLEENFHKEMSKLNQNLNDVLVSLEKQHGSNTFTVKAQPRKKTKLLSRLLRKKNSDNAPAKGDKSPSPPPDGSPAAPEIRVNHEPEPPSSAAAGAALPKSPSQLRKGPPVPPPPKHTPSKEVKQEQILSLFDDTFVPEISVTTPSQFEAPGPFSEQASLLDLDFDPLPPVASPVKAPTPSGQSIPWDLWEPTESPAGSLPSGEPSAAEGTFAVAWPSQTAEPGPAQPAEASEVAGGTRPAAGAQEPGETAASEAASSSLPAVVVETFSATVNGTVEGSGGAGRLDLPPGFMFKVQAQHDYVATDTDELQLKAGDVVLVIPFQNPEEQDEGWLMGVKESDWNQHLELEKCRGVFPENFTERVQ; encoded by the exons ACCGAGGGCACTCGACTGCAGAAGGATCTCCGGACCTACCTGGCCTCCGTCAAAG CCATGCACGAGGCCTCCAAGAAACTGAACGAATGTCTGCAGGAGGTGTACGAGCCCGACTGGCCTGGCAGGGATGAAGCAAACAAGATAGCTGAG AACAATGACCTCCTCTGGCTGGATTATCACCAGAAGCTGGTGGACCAGGCACTGCTGACCATGGACACATACCTGGGCCAGTTCCCTGACATCAAG TCACGCATTGCCAAGCGAGGGCGGAAATTGGTGGACTATGACAGCGCCCGGCACCATTACGAGTCCCTCCAAACCGCCAAAAAGAAGGATGAAACCAAAATTGCCAAG cctgtcTCGCTGCTTGAGAAAGCCGCCCCCCAGTGGTGCCAAGGCAAACTGCAGGCTCATCTCGTAGCTCAAACTAACCTGCTCCGAAATCAG GCAGAGGAGGAGCTCATCAAAGCCCAGAAGGTGTTTGAGGAGATGAATGTGGACCTACAGGAAGAGCTGCCGTCCCTGTGGAACAG CCGTGTAGGCTTCTATGTTAACACGTTCCAGAGCATTGCTGGCCTGGAGGAGAACTTCCACAAGGAGATGAGTAAG CTCAACCAGAACCTCAACGATGTGCTGGTTAGCCTGGAGAAGCAGCACGGGAGCAACACGTTCACAGTCAAGGCCCAGCCCAG aaagaaaactaaactgCTCTCCCGGCTGCTCAGAAAGAAGAACAG TGACAACGCCCCTGCAAAAGGGGACAAGAGCCCTTCGCCTCCTCCAGATGGCTCCCCGGCCGCCCCGGAGATCAGAGTCAACCATGAGCCTGAGCCGCCTAGCTCAGCAGCAGCAGGGGCCGCCCTCCCCAAGTCCCCGTCTCAG CTCCGGAAAGGGCCACCAGTCCCTCCACCTCCCAAACACACCCCGTCCAAGGAGGTCAAGCAGGAGCAGATCCTCAGCCTGTTTGATGACACGTTTGTCCCTGAGATCAGCGTGACCACCCCCTCCCAG TTTGAGGCCCCGGGGCCTTTCTCGGAGCAGGCCAGTCTGCTGGACCTGGACTTTGACCCCCTCCCGCCTGTGGCGAGCCCCGTGAAGGCGCCCACACCCTCTGGTCAG TCAATTCCATGGGACCTCTGGGAG CCCACAGAGAGTCCAGCTGGCAGCCTGCCTTCCGGGGAGCCCAGTGCTGCCGAGGGCACCTTTGCTGTGGCCTGGCCCAGCCAGACGGCCGAGCCGGGGCCTGCCCAA CCAGCAGAGGCCTCCGAGGTGGCGGGTGGGACCCGACCTGCGGCTGGAGCCCAGGAGCCCGGGGAGACAGCAGCAAGTGAAGCAGCCTCC AGCTCTCTCCCTGCCGTGGTGGTAGAGACCTTCTCAGCGACCGTGAATGGCACCGTGGAAGGCAGCGGTGGGGCAGGACGCTTGGATCTGCCCCCGGGGTTCATGTTCAAG GTACAGGCCCAGCACGACTACGTGGCCACCGACACGGATGAGCTGCAGCTCAAGGCTGGTGATGTGGTACTGGTGATCCCCTTCCAGAACCCTGAGGAGCAG GATGAAGGCTGGCTCATGGGCGTGAAGGAGAGTGACTGGAACCAGCACCTAGAGCTGGAGAAATGTCGGGGCGTCTTCCCCGAGAACTTCACCGAGCGGGTTCAGTGA